A window of Actinomadura viridis genomic DNA:
GCCGCCGGTCACCTCCTCCAGCCCGGCGATCATCCGGAGGGTGGTGCTCTTGCCGCAGCCGGACGGGCCGAGCAGCCCGAGCATCTCGCCCGAGGGGATCTCCAGGTCGATGCCCCGGACCGCCTCAACGTCCGGGCGGCCCTTGCGGGAGTAGGTCTTGCGCAGCGCGCGCAGCGCGAGGTCAGCCATGGGTCTCGTACTCCGTGGTCATGGGGCGTCCCCCTCCGGCGCCGGGAGTCCGTGCTCGATCAGGGCGAGGATCCGCTCGCGGGCGTCACCGGGGCCGGTGGCGACCTGGGCGGCCAGCGCCAGGGCGCCGGGCGCGGGCGGGTAGGCGGGGTTGGGGATGGCGATCACCGCGAGCCCGGCGGCGTGCGCGGCGCGGATGCCGTTGGCCGAGTCCTCCACCGCGACGCCCTGGCCGGGGCCGGTGCCGATCCGGCGGGCCGCCTCGGCGTACACGTCGGGGGCGGGCTTGCCGCGCGGCACCTCCTCGCTGGAGACGGTGGCGGTGAAGTGGCGGTCGAGCCCGAACGCGGGCAGCACGGCGTCGATCAGGCGGCGGGCGGCCGAGGAGGCCAGCGCGACCGGGACGCGGGCCGCCACCCCGGCGACCAGTTCGGCCGCGCCGTCCAGCAGCCGGATGTCTCCCCGTTCCAGGGCGCCGATCATGTAGCCGACGCAGGCGTCCCTGACCTCGCCGGCGCTGCCGGGGTCGCCCAGCAGCACGGCGATGTGCCGGGCCCATTCCGGGGCGCTCATGCCCTGGACGGCGGCGGTGTCGGCCGGGGTCCAGGCATGGCCGCGGCGGCGGGTGTGGTCGGCCCAGCTCTCCTCCCACAGGTGCTCGCTCTCCACGAGCACCCCGTCGAGGTCGAAGACCACGCCCGTGACCGGGCGGGGCGTCCGGTCGGGGGCGTCCCGGCCGGCGGGGGCGGCGGGACGGGAAGGGGCGGGGGAACGGTCGGATGCGGGGGTCACGCGGATGCCACCTCGTAGTTCACCTTGTGCTCGTCCAGGTCGCGCAGGGATCCGGCGGAGGCGCCCGAGTCGACGATGACGCGCTCGAACTCGCTGAGCGGGGCGAGCCTGTGCAGGGCCACGCGGCTCAGCTTGGTGTTGTCGAGCAGCAGCACGTTGCGCTCGGCGGCGGCGAGCATCGCCCGCTTGACCGAGACGATGTGCTGCTCCTGGTGGTAGGCGAACCCGCCGGAGACCGCCGAGGTCGACACGAAGCACAGGTCGACGTTCAGCGACTCGATCGCCTCCACGCAGGCCATGCCCAGGAACGAGTCGTGCAGCGGATCATGGTCGCCGCCCAGCGCCATCAGCCGGATGCCGGGGGCGCCGGCCAGCAGGTTGAGGCCCTCCAGGAAGTTGGTGACGACGGTCAGCGGGGTGATCCCCGCCAGCAGCCGGGCCAGCGCCAGCACGGTGGTGGAGTCGTCGAGCATCACCGCCATCCCGGGCTCGACGAGCGCCAGCGCGCGCCCGGCGACGGCGTTCTTCTCCGCGAGCATCGACTTGCGCCGGTAGGCGACGTTGCTCTCGAAGACCCCCGAGGGCTGCGCGGTGGCGCCGCCCCGGAACTTGCGCACCACGCCGCGCCGCTCCAGCTCGTCCAGGTCCCGGTGGATGGTCATCAGGCTGACCTTGAAGCGCTCGGCCAGCTCCGCGGCCGGCACCGACCCGGCCGACAGGACGTACTCGGCGATCCCCTCCTGCCTCCCGGCCGGGCCGCCGCCGGACGGGCCGCCGCCCCCGGCGCCGCCGCCGTGCGCCGTCATCACGCGATCCTCCGGCCGCCGTCGGCGGGGTCGAACAGCAGCGTCCGGCCGCCCGGCCCGTCCGGGCCCGGCACCGCCAGCCGCACGGGCGTCTCGGGCGCGAGCCCGGCGGCGTCCTCGCGCGGCACCACCAGCGCCAGCCTCTGGTCGCCGACGGTGACCGTCACCTCGCTCTGCCGGCCGAGGACCTCGGTCACGTAGACGCGGGCGCGGACCTCCGCCATGCCCTCGGGCGCCGTGTCGCCGGCGCCGCGCAGCAGCACCAGGTCGCGGGGCCGTACCCCGAGGGTCACCGCCCGGCCCGGGGCGAGCCCGGACCCGCCGGACGGCAGGTCGATCTCGCCGCCGGCGGCGCGCAGCCGGCCGCCCTCGGCGACCTCCCCGGGGAGCAGGTTGATCCGGGGCTTGCCGAACGCGTGCGCGACGAAGGTGTCGGCCGGCTCGTTCCAGATCTGCTCGCGGGTGCCGACCTGCACGATCCGGCCGTCCCTGATCACCCCGATCCGGTCGCCGAGCCCGAGCGCCTCCACGTAGTCGTGCGTGACGTACAGGGTCGTGGTGCGCTCCACCGCGCCGATGGTCTTCAGCTCGGCCCGCATCGACTGGCGGAGCTTGGCGTCCAGGTGCGACAGCGGCTCGTCCAGCAGGAACGCCCGGGCCGGGCGGACCAGCACCCGGCCCAGCGCCACCCGCTGCCGCTGCCCGTTGGACAGCTCCCCCACGCCGCGGTCGAGCAGGTGGGAGATGCCCAGCAGCTCGGCGAACCGGCCGACCCGCTCGCGCGCCTCGGCGGCGGGCACCCGGTACCGGGGCGAGCGCAGCGGCGAGACCATGTTGTCGAACGCGGTGTAGTGCGGGTAGAGGGCGTAGCTCTCGAAGCACATCGCCACGCCCCGGTCGTAGGGCTCGACGCCGTCCATGTCGACGCCGCCGATCTCGACCCGGCCGGCGTCCGGCGGCTCCAGCCCGGCGACCGCCTTCAGCGTGGTGGTCTTGCCCGCGCCGGACGGGCCGAGCAGGCAGAAGAACTCGCCGTCGGCGACCTCCAGGTCGATCCCGTCCAGCGCCGTGACCTTGCCGTAGGTCTTGCGCAGTCCCTTGAGGGTGAGCGTGGCCATCAGCTCTTCACCGCCCCGAACGACAGGCCGCGGACCAGGTAGCGCTGGATGGTCAGCGCCAGCAGCAGCGGCGGCACCACCGACACCAGCGCGGCGGCGGCGGTCAGGTTGTACTTGGGCCGGTCGCCGCCGAGGAACGACAGCGCGCCCACGGTGACCGTCTGCGCCTCGGAGGAGGTGAGGATCAGCGGGAAGACGAAGTTGTTCCAGGCGAAGATGAACGCCAGCAGGCTGACCGCCGCGATGCCCGGTTTGACCAGCGGCAGCGCGATCCGCACGAACGCCTGCCGCCGGGTGTAGCCGTCCAGCAGCGCGGCCTGCTCCAGCTCGGGCGACAGGTCCGAGAAGTACGACCGCATGATCCACACGATCAGCGGGAGCGTGACCAGCTGCAGCACCCAGATCATCCCGACATAGGTGTCGAACAGCCCGAGCTGCTGGTAGAGCACGAACAGCGGGATGATCACCGTCAGTTCGGGGGCGAACCGGAACGACAGCAGCGTGAACATGAGGTTCTCCGAGCCGCGGAACCGCCAGCGCGCCGCCGCGTACGCCGCCGGCAGGCCGATCGCCAGCGACAGCGCCACCGCGCCCAGCGACACCACCAGGCTGTTGACGAAGAACCGCACGAACGGCACGCCCTCGTCCCCGCCCGCCCCCAGCACCGTGCGGTAGGTCTCCAGCGTGGGCGAGAACGAGAAGTAGGTGTTGAACAGCTGGTCGGCCGGTTTGATCGACAGGATCACCATCCAGGCGACGGGGAACAGCGCGAAGACGAAGTAGGCGATCAGCGCCGCGTTCGCCGCGACGGAGACCAGCCGTCCCCGCGATGCCCCGCCGCGCCCCTTGC
This region includes:
- a CDS encoding HAD family phosphatase — encoded protein: MTPASDRSPAPSRPAAPAGRDAPDRTPRPVTGVVFDLDGVLVESEHLWEESWADHTRRRGHAWTPADTAAVQGMSAPEWARHIAVLLGDPGSAGEVRDACVGYMIGALERGDIRLLDGAAELVAGVAARVPVALASSAARRLIDAVLPAFGLDRHFTATVSSEEVPRGKPAPDVYAEAARRIGTGPGQGVAVEDSANGIRAAHAAGLAVIAIPNPAYPPAPGALALAAQVATGPGDARERILALIEHGLPAPEGDAP
- a CDS encoding carbohydrate ABC transporter permease; the protein is MSTGTDTKTSTGTSTGKGRGGASRGRLVSVAANAALIAYFVFALFPVAWMVILSIKPADQLFNTYFSFSPTLETYRTVLGAGGDEGVPFVRFFVNSLVVSLGAVALSLAIGLPAAYAAARWRFRGSENLMFTLLSFRFAPELTVIIPLFVLYQQLGLFDTYVGMIWVLQLVTLPLIVWIMRSYFSDLSPELEQAALLDGYTRRQAFVRIALPLVKPGIAAVSLLAFIFAWNNFVFPLILTSSEAQTVTVGALSFLGGDRPKYNLTAAAALVSVVPPLLLALTIQRYLVRGLSFGAVKS
- a CDS encoding ABC transporter ATP-binding protein, with the translated sequence MATLTLKGLRKTYGKVTALDGIDLEVADGEFFCLLGPSGAGKTTTLKAVAGLEPPDAGRVEIGGVDMDGVEPYDRGVAMCFESYALYPHYTAFDNMVSPLRSPRYRVPAAEARERVGRFAELLGISHLLDRGVGELSNGQRQRVALGRVLVRPARAFLLDEPLSHLDAKLRQSMRAELKTIGAVERTTTLYVTHDYVEALGLGDRIGVIRDGRIVQVGTREQIWNEPADTFVAHAFGKPRINLLPGEVAEGGRLRAAGGEIDLPSGGSGLAPGRAVTLGVRPRDLVLLRGAGDTAPEGMAEVRARVYVTEVLGRQSEVTVTVGDQRLALVVPREDAAGLAPETPVRLAVPGPDGPGGRTLLFDPADGGRRIA
- a CDS encoding DeoR/GlpR family DNA-binding transcription regulator, with product MTAHGGGAGGGGPSGGGPAGRQEGIAEYVLSAGSVPAAELAERFKVSLMTIHRDLDELERRGVVRKFRGGATAQPSGVFESNVAYRRKSMLAEKNAVAGRALALVEPGMAVMLDDSTTVLALARLLAGITPLTVVTNFLEGLNLLAGAPGIRLMALGGDHDPLHDSFLGMACVEAIESLNVDLCFVSTSAVSGGFAYHQEQHIVSVKRAMLAAAERNVLLLDNTKLSRVALHRLAPLSEFERVIVDSGASAGSLRDLDEHKVNYEVASA